One Gammaproteobacteria bacterium genomic window, CTGCGCATGGCTGAGCATATTGCTCAGAATAGCCCTCTCTCGGCACCCACGCTCGCACCATACGCTCCCGCTCCGCAGCCCTTGGATTTCACAGCGCAAAGCAGCTCTCATCTCGATGCGAATCGTCAGAAATCAACCGGTCATCGTGTTTATTTTTGCCATTAGCTTTTAGAAAAAGCGGTGCTTGCCGTTACAGCTGGAAAGAACTTTGAGGCCAATGGGCAATATAGATTATGAAGAAAAATATGTCACTAACGGGGCGTGAGGTTTCATTTCCTGATACCGCCAACATTCTTTCAACAACAGATGAAAAAGGTCAGATCACTTATGTAAATAGTGATTTCATCGCCATCAGTGGTTTTGCAGAGAGTGAGTTGATTGGCAAAAGCCACAACATTGTACGCCACCCAGATATGCCTGCCGCCGCTTTTGCGGATATGTGGAGCACGCTGAAGCGGGGCAAACCCTGGATGGGGGTTGTCAAAAACCGTTGTAAGAGTGGCGACCACTATTGGGTGGATGCTTTTGTCACCCCTATTTTTGAAAATGGCCGGCTGGTTGAATATCAATCTGTGCGCGGTAAACCAAAACCGCAAAATGTAGAGCGCGCCAAGCAGGTCTATGCGCGTATTAATGAGGGGAAGTCCCCCTTTAGCAGCCATGTCCTCTCTACCCACCATAAGCTGATGATCACTCTTTTGGCTGCACTGTTACCGGCGCTGTCGGCGGCCGCCTATTTTGGCGTGCCGTTATTAACGGTTCTACTGCCAGTATTACTGCTCAGTATGTTGGTGGGTGTTGTCGGTTTTCAAATGGCAATTAATCCCCATAAAGAGGCGTTCCGGCGCGCTGCGGAGATTGTTGATAATCCGCTGATGCAATATATCTATACGGGTCGCACCGATGAAGCGGGGCAGGTTGAGCTTGCCCTGATCGTTGAAAATACACACCTTCGTGCAGTGGGCGGTCGCATGGCTGACTTTATCGATAAAATTGACAAACGCGCTGTCGATGCCGCAGCAAATATGTCGGGTGCTCAGGCACGCGCACTGGAGCAGCGCAGTGACCTGCTGCACCTTGCCCAGTTTATGGAAGAGATGGTGGAGACCATGGGTGAGGTTAATACCTCGGCGAGTA contains:
- a CDS encoding methyl-accepting chemotaxis protein, which produces MKKNMSLTGREVSFPDTANILSTTDEKGQITYVNSDFIAISGFAESELIGKSHNIVRHPDMPAAAFADMWSTLKRGKPWMGVVKNRCKSGDHYWVDAFVTPIFENGRLVEYQSVRGKPKPQNVERAKQVYARINEGKSPFSSHVLSTHHKLMITLLAALLPALSAAAYFGVPLLTVLLPVLLLSMLVGVVGFQMAINPHKEAFRRAAEIVDNPLMQYIYTGRTDEAGQVELALIVENTHLRAVGGRMADFIDKIDKRAVDAAANMSGAQARALEQRSDLLHLAQFMEEMVETMGEVNTSASTASDASQECQNSALAGRDAVTQVVSSIGGLADEVDQASSVIAALGEASDNIGSVLEVIRGIAEQTNLLALNAAIEAARAGDLGRGFAVVADEVRTLATRTHSSTQEIQSMIEVLQSRASEGVTVMQRSRVSADKSVDQVEETKRVLEQIIDSITQVTEMNNSVTQMVSQQQCAVDGINQSLVRVNEAAEESSLESEVPGTLSSEIGSCKRLINELRKL